A window from Salvia miltiorrhiza cultivar Shanhuang (shh) chromosome 2, IMPLAD_Smil_shh, whole genome shotgun sequence encodes these proteins:
- the LOC131011068 gene encoding endoglucanase 2-like, whose protein sequence is MRERKKKSGGCWGWFLLLIVLGGIAFAVFVVLRNSKSSSVFGSTFSVSKKYADALKIALQFLDVQKSGKLEDNKISWRGDSALKDGSEAKLNLSMGMYDAGDHIKFGFPMAFTATVLSWAILEYGAQMKLLDQLEPAQNSLKWITDFLINAHPADNLLYIQVGDPKLDHSCWNKPEDMTEPRPLTMVNASAPGTEVAAETAAALASASLVYKSVDSVYSSLLLKHARQLFAFADKYRMSYSISIPQVGTYYNSTGYGDELLWAAAWLYHATAEQPYMDFLTGKNADEFGDWGNPTWFSWDNKLPGAQVLISRISFVGGKGKDVSIIQKYRDSAEAVMCGLLPESPSATSSRTDSGLIWVSEWNALQHPVASAFLAVVYSDYMHAAQAASLSCDGSSFTAGDLREFAVTQVEYVLGNNPMEMSYVVGYGVKYPEYVHHRGASIPEEESPRCKEGFKWLDSDEPNPNVAVGALVGGPFLNETYVDARNNSMQGEPTTYNSALIVALLSSLLTSPSSVTPFA, encoded by the exons ATGAGGGAGAGGAAAAAGAAATCGGGAGGGTGTTGGGGTTGGTTCTTGTTGTTAATAGTATTAGGAGGCATCGCATTCGCAGTTTTTGTAGTTTTGAGGAACTCAAAATCCAGCTCCGTTTTCGGCTCTACCTTTTCCGTTTCAAAGAAATATGCCGACGCTCTCAAAATCGCATTGCAGTTTTTGGACGTACAAAAAT CCGGGAAGTTGGAGGACAATAAGATATCTTGGAGAGGGGATTCAGCTCTGAAAGACGGAAGCGAGGCCAAGTTGAATCTATCCATGGGGATGTACGACGCCGGCGATCATATCAAGTTCGGCTTTCCGATGGCCTTCACCGCCACCGTGCTATCATGGGCCATCCTCGAATACGGCGCCCAAATGAAGCTCCTCGATCAGCTGGAACCTGCTCAAAATTCCCTCAAATGGATCACCGATTTCCTCATCAATGCCCACCCTGCCGATAATCTCCTCTACATCCAGGTGGGCGATCCTAAGCTGGATCACAGTTGTTGGAACAAACCCGAGGATATGACAGAGCCCAGGCCTCTCACCATGGTGAACGCCTCCGCTCCGGGCACCGAGGTGGCAGCAGAGACGGCGGCGGCTCTCGCGTCGGCGTCGCTGGTTTATAAGAGCGTCGACAGCGTGTATTCTAGTTTGCTTCTGAAGCATGCGCGTCAATTGTTTGCATTTGCTGACAAGTATAGGATGTCGTATAGCATCAGCATTCCTCAAGTGGGAACCTACTACAACTCCACCGGCTACGGGGATGAGCTCCTGTGGGCTGCCGCCTGGCTCTACCACGCCACCGCGGAGCAGCCGTATATGGACTTTCTGACGGGGAAGAACGCCGATGAGTTCGGCGACTGGGGGAATCCGACGTGGTTTAGCTGGGATAACAAGCTCCCTGGAGCTCAGGTGCTGATATCCCGAATCAGCTTCGTGGGAGGGAAAGGGAAAGACGTGTCCATCATCCAGAAATATCGGGACTCGGCAGAAGCTGTCATGTGCGGCCTTTTACCGGAATCGCCATCCGCCACCTCCAGTAGAACTGACA GTGGTCTGATATGGGTAAGCGAATGGAACGCATTGCAGCACCCCGTGGCATCGGCGTTTCTAGCAGTCGTGTACAGCGACTACATGCACGCTGCGCAGGCGGCTTCTCTGTCGTGCGACGGCAGCAGCTTCACGGCGGGGGATCTTCGCGAGTTCGCGGTGACGCAGGTTGAATACGTGCTGGGGAATAACCCGATGGAGATGAGCTACGTGGTGGGGTACGGGGTGAAGTACCCGGAATACGTGCATCACAGGGGAGCGTCGATTCCGGAGGAGGAGTCGCCGAGGTGCAAGGAGGGTTTCAAGTGGCTCGACTCCGATGAGCCCAACCCCAACGTGGCCGTTGGGGCGCTCGTGGGCGGGCCCTTTCTCAATGAAACGTACGTCGACGCCAGAAACAACTCCATGCAGGGCGAGCCAACCACCTACAACTCTGCTCTCATCGTTGCTCTTCTCTCTTCCTTGCTCACCTCCCCATCTTCTGTTACACCTTTTGCATGA
- the LOC131011069 gene encoding protein SPA, chloroplastic, translating to MLAAPSASRLNSPFVYCPLKLSSPSSFPTKSLKTQRSPASYPCVRAVDLDQNTIVAITVGVVSVAVGIGIPVFYETQIDSAAKRENTQACFPCNGSGSQKCRFCTGTGSVSVDLGGDEKEISRCINCDGAGSLTCTTCQGSGIQPRYLDRREFKDDD from the exons ATGTTAGCTGCACCTTCAGCTTCTCGCCTCAACTCTCCATTTGTCTACTGCCCCCTTAAGCTTTCCTCTCCATCTTCATTTCCCACAAAATCCCTCAAAACGCAACGCTCTCCGGCTTCGTATCCATGCGTCAGAGCAGTTGATCTTGATCAGAACAca ATAGTGGCAATTACAGTTGGGGTGGTCAGTGTTGCAGTCGGGATTGGGATTCCTGTTTTCTATGAGACCCAAATTGACAGTGCT GCCAAGAGAGAAAATACTCAGGCATGCTTCCCCTGTAATGGCTCCGGTTCTC AAAAATGTAGATTTTGCACGGGTACCGGCAGTGTCTCTGTTGATCTAGGTGGTGATGAGAAAGAAATCTCTCGGTGCATCAATTGTGACGGGGCTGGCTCATTGACGTGCACCACGTGCCAGGGCAGCGGCATTCAACCTCGTTACCTTGATCGTAG AGAATTTAAGGATGATGACTGA
- the LOC131011070 gene encoding putative HVA22-like protein g, whose protein sequence is MIGSFLTRALVLIFGYVYPAYECFKTVEMNKPDISQLRFWCQYWILVAGLTVCERIGDMFIGWVPMYGEAKLAFFIYLWFPKTKGTAYVYDSFFRPYVAKHETEIDRNLLELRLRAGDMAVSYWQKVANYGQTRIFDILQYIASQSTPPRPVQRVEKPGMPSTRTSTVASQPQNGQPGSPASDASLSEQLDDSTDEAGPLQDSKAKAVPAVLSEQKTTPTLPLVETAKSSTSSEVQVMQVDSVPPVPKEAAAQPPPQEVVMEEPVRVTRARSRRTRAPSSDR, encoded by the exons ATGATTGGATCTTTTCTCACTAGAGCACTTGT GCTGATATTTGGCTATGTTTATCCTGCATATGAATGCTTTAAAACTGTGGAGATGAATAAGCCTGACATTAGCCAACTTCGGTTTTGGTGCCAGTACTG GATTTTGGTGGCTGGATTGACTGTATGTGAAAGGATTGGTGACATGTTCATTGGCTG GGTTCCAATGTATGGTGAAGCTAAGTTGGCCTTCTTTATATACTTATGGTTTCCAAAAACTAAG GGAACTGCTTATGTTTATGACTCCTTTTTTAGACCATATGTTGCTAAGCATGAGACAGAAATTGATCGTAATTTGTTAGAGCTAAGGTTAAGAGCTGGAGATATGGCTGTCTCATACTGGCAGAAGGTTGCGAACTATGGTCAGACTAGAATTTTTGATATTCTGCAGTATATTGCTTCACAGTCAACTCCACCTCGACCAGTTCAG AGAGTCGAGAAACCTGGAATGCCATCGACCCGCACATCGACTGTTGCTTCGCAGCCACAAAATGGACAACCCGGATCTCCTGCTTCCGATGCGTCTTTGAGCGAGCAGCTAGATGACTCAACAGATGAAGCAGGGCCTTTGCAAGATTCAAAAGCTAAAGCTGTGCCTGCGGTCTTGAGTGAACAAAAAACCACTCCAACCCTGCCCCTTGTTGAAACGGCAAAATCTTCGACTTCCAGTGAAGTTCAGGTAATGCAAGTTGATTCAGTCCCTCCGGTACCAAAGGAAGCCGCCGCGCAACCTCCCCCACAAGAAGTAGTCATGGAAGAACCTGTCCGAGTGACACGAGCTAGGTCTCGGAGAACACGTGCTCCATCATCGGATCGCTGA
- the LOC131009877 gene encoding uncharacterized protein LOC131009877 — protein MGGNPGNGNGFGKKPWAANQNQNQPQNQQHQAIIKTPCPKCQKLHLGECLRGMNVCFTCGETGHYAPACPRKRGGAPQQPQNQALFDTGASHSFISHAACKRLELTPQLAETTLEVSTPGGGRLAIKDVISNLELNIGAETFKAELYVIAIIDFDMILGMDWLTQVGATILCNERKISFQSAGKEKASFHGIRMGERVPVISAMKAMKMIRKGKCQAFLVSLTGEHEVEKMIEEVCVVREFKDIFPEELPGLPPDRQLEFTVDLEPGAAPVFHTT, from the exons ATGGGTGGAAACcctggaaatggaaatggattTGGAAAGAAACCATGGGCTGCcaaccaaaatcagaatcagcCTCAGAACCAACAGCATCAAGCAATTATAAAAACACCTTGCCCAAAGTGTCAGAAACTCCATCTGGGAGAATGCCTGAGAGGAATGAATGTCTGCTTTACATGCGGAGAAACTGGGCACTAtgctccggcatgtccaaggaaGAGAGGAGGAGCACCGCAACAGCCACAGAACCAGG ctttgtttgatactggagcgtcCCACTCTTTCATTTCACATGCTGCTTGTAAGAGATTAGAACTGACACCACAATTGGCTGAGACAACTTTAGAGGTTAGCACCCCTGGTGGTGGAAGATTGGCTATTAAAGACGTTATCTCGAACTTAGAGCTGAACATAGGTGCTGAAACGTTTAAGGCAGAATTGTATGTCATCGCTATAATAGATTTTGACATGATCCTAGGGATGGACTGGCTCACTCAAGTCGGTGCCACCATACTGTGTAACGAGAGAAAGATCTCTTTCCAATCCGCTGGAAAGGAGAAAgcaagttttcatggcataagaatgggagaaagagtaccagtgatttcAGCAATGAAGGCCATGAAGATGATAAGGAAGGGAAAATGTCAGGCTTTCCTAGTCAGTTTGACAGGAGAACATGAAGTAGAGAAAATGATCGAAGAAGTTTGCGTGGTTCGAGAGTTCAAAGATATATTTCCTGAAGAATTGCCCGGTTTGCCACCAGACCGACAATTAGAATTCACGGTAGATCTGGAACCTGGAGCAGCACCAGT gtttcatacGACCTAG